A portion of the Gossypium arboreum isolate Shixiya-1 chromosome 8, ASM2569848v2, whole genome shotgun sequence genome contains these proteins:
- the LOC108467695 gene encoding heat stress transcription factor A-7a yields MNPYFPVKEEYPNSSYSQSDDDPPVMMMGPAPPQPMEGLHDSGPPPFLTKTFDIVDDPSTNYIVSWSRAGSSFVVWDPHAFSTNLLPRYFKHNNFSSFVRQLNTYGFRKTDPDKWEFANEGFLRGHKHLLKNIRRRKTTSQPPPSQQPLGPCVEVGRFGVDGEVGRLKRDKQVLMMELVKLRQQQQSTRAYIQAMEERLQGTEKKQQQMMSFLARAMQNPAFLRQLMQQKEKRKELEEAMSKKRRRPIDQRHVGQSSRDSEGINPVKTEPPEYGEYGYQVTELEALALEMQGYGRARREQEEPQDELQHGHGHDRELDEGFWEELLNERFEGELDIPEGGEDEDVNVLADRLGYLGSSPK; encoded by the exons atgaatccgtATTTTCCGGTGAAGGAAGAGTATCCGAACTCGAGTTATTCACAGTCCGACGATGACCCGCCGGTGATGATGATGGGGCCGGCGCCACCGCAGCCGATGGAGGGTCTTCACGATTCAGGGCCACCGCCATTCCTCACGAAGACCTTTGACATTGTTGATGATCCTAGCACTAATTACATAGTTTCGTGGAGCAGAGCAGGTAGCAGCTTTGTTGTGTGGGATCCTCACGCTTTCTCCACTAATCTTCTTCCTCGATATTTCAAGCACAATAATTTCTCTAGTTTCGTTAGGCAACTCAATACTTAC GGTTTCAGAAAAACTGATCCAGATAAATGGGAGTTTGCCAATGAAGGGTTCCTTAGGGGCCATAAGCATCTGCTGAAGAACATTAGGAGAAGAAAGACCACATCTCAGCCCCCACCATCTCAGCAACCTTTAGGTCCTTGTGTTGAAGTTGGCAGATTTGGGGTAGATGGGGAAGTTGGTCGATTGAAGCGGGACAAGCAGGTGTTAATGATGGAATTAGTGAAACTAAGACAACAGCAACAAAGCACTCGAGCTTATATTCAAGCCATGGAAGAAAGGTTACAAGGCACTGAAAAGAAGCAGCAACAAATGATGTCTTTCTTGGCTAGAGCTATGCAGAATCCAGCTTTCCTCCGGCAGTTGATGCAACAGAAGGAGAAAAGGAAGGAGCTCGAAGAAGCCATGTCGAAGAAAAGGCGACGGCCGATCGATCAACGACATGTAGGCCAATCGAGCCGAGATAGCGAGGGGATAAATCCGGTTAAAACTGAACCTCCGGAGTATGGTGAGTACGGATACCAAGTGACAGAGTTGGAAGCATTGGCACTGGAAATGCAAGGGTATGGTAGGGCCAGAAGGGAGCAAGAGGAACCACAAGATGAACTCCAACATGGACATGGCCATGACAGAGAGCTTGATGAAGGGTTTTGGGAAGAATTATTGAATGAGAGATTTGAAGGAGAGTTGGATATACCTGAAGGAGGTGAAGATGAAGATGTGAATGTATTGGCTGACCGGTTGGGGTATTTGGGTTCAAGTCCAAAGTAG